Proteins from one Acropora muricata isolate sample 2 chromosome 9, ASM3666990v1, whole genome shotgun sequence genomic window:
- the LOC136930075 gene encoding uncharacterized protein, which produces MNRIPICIVVTKVTVLSFLLTITSGASINVADGTFNITGHGVDGEGTFTISNGTAEIGLHMVVGQMVDKSKVVIALDKRPPVTSLRTTSSSDHTEMEIGFTKEDEEFLDEMLQEHNKLREIHLSPPLIRNRNMSLQAKALAIQLAAEANLRHSDKASRPDQGENLAMGCTSSGPGITAKDAAKEWYDEVCSHNFFNQAYQDKSGHFSQLVWNATRELGVGKAMGTKFGMNCTFIVARYRPLGNVGNEFATDVSKGNFDSSYCSHVQRDTLPRIHNVWKEYRYRAKIPRIKKIEIL; this is translated from the exons ATGAACCGTATCCCCATTTGTATAGTCGTGACAAAGGTAACCGTTCTTTCGTTCTTGCTAACGATCACAAGTGGAG CGTCTATCAACGTAGCTGATGGTACGTTTAACATCACTGGTCATGGCGTGGATGGAGAAGGCACATTTACCATTAGCAATGGCACAGCAGAGATCGGTTTGCACATGGTTGTTGGACAAATGGTAGATAAATCCAAGGTTGTGATCGCACTTGACAAGCGACCACCAGTGACGTCTTTGAGAACGACGTCTAGTTCTGACCACACTGAAATGGAAATTGGTTTTACAAAAGAAG ATGAAGAGTTTCTCGATGAAATGTTGCAAGAGCACAACAAATTACGAGAAATTCACTTGTCTCCGCCTTTGATAAGGAATAGAAACATGTCCCTTCAAGCCAAAGCACTAGCCATTCAGCTTGCTGCCGAAGCAAACTTAAGACATTCAGACAAAGCTAGCCGCCCTGATCAAGGAGAGAATCTGGCAATGGGCTGCACTTCCTCTGGGCCAGGTATCACGGCCAAGGACGCAGCAAAGGAATG GTATGATGAAGTTTGCAGCCACAACTTTTTTAACCAAGCATACCAGGACAAATCCGGCCATTTTTCGCAGCTTGTGTGGAATGCAACGCGCGAATTGGGTGTTGGTAAGGCAATGGGAACCAAATTTGGTATGAATTGCACCTTCATTGTCGCCCGCTATAGGCCCCTGGGAAACGTTGGAAACGAGTTCGCTACTGACGTCAGCAAAGGAAATTTCGACTCGTCCTATTGCAGTCACGTGCAACGAGATACTCTTCCTCGAATACATAACGTATGGAAAGAGTACAGATACCGAGCCAAGATCCCAAGGATCAAGAAAATCGAAATATTGTAA